A portion of the Pomacea canaliculata isolate SZHN2017 linkage group LG13, ASM307304v1, whole genome shotgun sequence genome contains these proteins:
- the LOC112553631 gene encoding apolipoprotein L4-like: MAEWDEQKEAGTLKNDIQNIIDALNTHHRNVNISRVTGSSVAIATGVPAAACAIAAPFTLGVTLIPAIVLGIIAAVGGGVSVGATVAGYFIKRQKVKEVQEKWDTFRQNVIANHKDIAEVRDLLLKLNPRTSGAAITPKDALQGAAEFVRTSGGISSAVVRGALKSTAAGVRITAPLLAAASVVALPLDIVDLVTASLALHRGEQSTATESLTHIVTFLDRIANNYNNNDNNSNDGSDEDNGNAESDDQDNDNDNYDDIELLLDYDNDDDPFGQFLLQFSCNPVAKSSTSETKQEEEALELTANSRV; this comes from the exons ATGGCCGAGTGGGACGAGCAAAAGGAAGCTGGCACTTTGAAGAACGACATCCAGAACATCATAGACGCCCTCAACACACACCACAGGAACGTCAACATTTCCAGAGTCACCGGAAGTTCTGTTGCCATTGCCACTGGAG TGCCTGCAGCAGCCTGCGCCATCGCCGCGCCCTTCACCTTAGGGGTGACCTTGATACCAGCCATTGTCCTGGGCATCATCGCCGCCGTTGGTGGAGGTGTGTCTGTCGGCGCAACAGTCGCAGGATATTtcatcaaaagacaaaaagttaaaGAAGTGCAGGAGAAATGGGATACTTTTCGCCAGAATGTTATCGCAAACCACAAAGACATCGCAGAGGTGCGGGACCTCCTTCTGAAACTAAACCCAAGAACAAGCGGCGCCGCCATCACACCCAAGGACGCGTTGCAAGGTGCTGCCGAGTTCGTGCGAACTTCCGGTGGTATTTCAAGTGCAGTTGTTCGTGGAGCTCTGAAGTCGACAGCAGCAGGAGTGCGAATCACAGCCCCGCTGCTGGCTGCTGCCAGTGTCGTCGCCCTGCCGCTGGACATCGTTGACCTGGTGACGGCCAGCCTCGCGCTTCACAGAGGCGAACAATCGACTGCCACGGAGTCTCTCACGCATATAGTTACCTTTCTTGACAGAATCGCCAACAActacaataacaatgacaataacagtaACGATGGCAGCGACGAAGACAACGGCAATGCCGAAAGCGATGACCAagacaatgataatgacaattacGACGACATTGAACTTCTACTTGactatgataatgatgatgacccCTTTGGTCAGTTTCTCCTTCAGTTCAGCTGTAACCCAGTGGCCAAGTCCTCAACAtcagaaacaaagcaagaagaagaagcactTGAACTCACAGCGAACTCTAGAGTGTAA